A genomic window from Nitrospirota bacterium includes:
- the fliQ gene encoding flagellar biosynthesis protein FliQ: protein MTPELVMTIGKSALETTLMIAAPMLLVSLVAGLAISIFQAVTQINEATLTFVPKIIVTFLALLIFFPWMMRVMLGFTTSLFTNIPAYIK, encoded by the coding sequence ATGACACCTGAACTTGTAATGACAATTGGCAAGAGTGCCCTGGAGACGACACTTATGATAGCCGCCCCCATGCTTCTCGTGAGCCTGGTGGCAGGACTTGCTATAAGCATATTCCAGGCAGTAACGCAGATTAACGAGGCAACCCTGACATTTGTTCCCAAGATTATCGTTACATTCCTGGCGCTGCTGATATTTTTTCCGTGGATGATGAGGGTAATGCTGGGATTTACAACATCGTTATTTACCAATATACCGGCATACATAAAATAA
- the fliO gene encoding flagellar biosynthetic protein FliO: MKRMIFVMMLLSLSLTSYNYSLAKPAGLALLGNISIAVTPDNTKIDLKFDGKPGQEKIQYQDDFVQIEFPQTYTDPPKQWLNVEDEIVKNIFVYQLNPETVRVRLFTYDRALNMRARISLSRVNSGFILSYGRRPEAAGRKPAAASKAVAKNGVKKPKAIPVEIVLPETGRESPLIDEAVSPAVSAIAAVAEKNGGAGNKDANAVASTGQSPAESGTDMTKEEDIPVRHDAVESKPLVVNEQPGFTGSVIKMVASLAIVLSVMFAIVFLVKKYLGRKIGLTGQDQKIKVLTSTYLGPRKSIALVEVAGEKIVVGVTAANITMLTKVGREEDFNDILDQQIKPESTNEKVELQDELWEKA, encoded by the coding sequence ATGAAAAGAATGATATTTGTTATGATGCTATTGTCATTGTCGCTGACATCGTATAACTATTCATTGGCCAAACCAGCCGGGCTTGCACTGCTCGGTAATATAAGCATCGCAGTTACGCCTGACAATACAAAAATAGATCTTAAGTTTGACGGTAAACCAGGACAGGAAAAAATACAGTATCAGGATGACTTTGTTCAGATTGAATTTCCTCAGACCTATACGGATCCTCCCAAACAATGGTTGAATGTGGAAGATGAGATCGTAAAGAACATATTTGTATATCAATTAAATCCTGAAACAGTAAGGGTAAGATTATTTACTTATGACAGGGCGCTCAATATGAGGGCCCGGATCAGTCTGAGCAGGGTGAACAGCGGGTTTATACTCAGTTATGGCAGGAGACCTGAAGCGGCGGGCAGAAAGCCCGCAGCTGCTTCAAAGGCTGTGGCTAAGAATGGGGTAAAGAAGCCCAAAGCAATCCCGGTTGAGATCGTTTTGCCTGAAACCGGCAGGGAGTCGCCCCTGATTGACGAAGCCGTTTCGCCGGCAGTATCTGCAATTGCTGCAGTAGCTGAGAAGAATGGAGGTGCTGGCAACAAAGATGCAAATGCTGTGGCCAGCACAGGTCAGTCGCCGGCTGAAAGCGGCACAGATATGACAAAAGAAGAGGATATTCCTGTCAGGCATGATGCAGTAGAAAGCAAACCGTTAGTCGTGAATGAACAGCCTGGTTTCACAGGTTCGGTCATCAAGATGGTGGCATCGCTCGCTATTGTACTGTCAGTTATGTTTGCCATAGTCTTCCTCGTAAAAAAATATCTCGGCAGAAAAATCGGGCTTACCGGACAGGATCAGAAGATCAAGGTGCTGACAAGCACCTACCTTGGACCCAGAAAATCCATAGCATTGGTGGAGGTTGCCGGAGAGAAGATTGTGGTTGGTGTAACAGCTGCAAATATTACCATGCTTACTAAGGTGGGGAGAGAAGAAGATTTCAACGATATACTGGATCAGCAGATTAAACCAGAATCAACAAATGAAAAGGTCGAGCTGCAAGATGAATTGTGGGAAAAGGCATAA
- the flhB gene encoding flagellar biosynthesis protein FlhB, whose protein sequence is MADHDMEKTEQATPKRLQETREKGQVAKSPEVSSLAVLMAGTIAMYYLLPGIYSNLMDMTSGIFNASGTIELSADNFYPFWSEVLRKVFITMIPFLALVAIAGVISNVLQIGLVFSPKALNVNFDRINPVEGIKKIMSLRSIMELFKSIIKITIVGYTSYVLIKGEFHNFPMLIDGDVHYIFSYMGQLTLKLAVWTGIVIGILAGIDLGFQKWQYAKNLRMTREEVKEEYKQQEGDPLVKSRIRSMQRETARKRMMADVPKADVVITNPTHLAVALSYKHGSMNAPKVVAKGAGFIAEKIREIARSNGVTVIENKPLARTLYKIVKVGEEIPANLYKAVAEILAYVYRLKKKG, encoded by the coding sequence ATGGCTGATCATGATATGGAAAAGACAGAACAGGCTACGCCCAAACGCCTGCAGGAGACGAGGGAAAAGGGTCAGGTTGCAAAAAGCCCGGAGGTGTCTTCTCTTGCAGTATTAATGGCAGGGACAATTGCAATGTATTATTTACTCCCCGGAATATATAGCAATTTGATGGACATGACATCAGGTATATTTAATGCGAGCGGCACAATAGAGCTTTCTGCAGACAACTTTTATCCATTCTGGTCAGAGGTGCTCAGAAAAGTGTTTATTACAATGATCCCGTTTCTTGCACTGGTGGCAATTGCGGGCGTTATTTCAAATGTGCTGCAGATTGGTCTTGTTTTCAGTCCGAAGGCGCTCAACGTCAACTTCGACAGGATTAATCCTGTCGAGGGGATTAAAAAGATCATGTCCCTGCGTTCAATAATGGAGCTGTTTAAATCTATTATCAAGATAACGATCGTGGGATATACGTCCTATGTTCTGATCAAAGGTGAATTTCACAATTTCCCGATGCTGATAGACGGAGATGTGCATTACATATTCTCATACATGGGGCAGCTGACATTAAAACTTGCTGTCTGGACTGGTATAGTTATAGGCATCCTCGCAGGGATTGATCTCGGGTTTCAGAAGTGGCAGTATGCCAAAAATCTCCGTATGACGCGTGAAGAGGTCAAGGAAGAGTATAAGCAGCAGGAAGGGGATCCGCTTGTCAAGTCAAGGATCAGGAGCATGCAGAGGGAAACGGCGAGAAAAAGGATGATGGCAGACGTTCCAAAGGCTGATGTGGTCATAACCAACCCGACGCATCTTGCAGTTGCATTATCATACAAACATGGCAGCATGAATGCACCAAAAGTTGTCGCAAAAGGCGCAGGGTTCATTGCTGAGAAGATCAGGGAGATCGCGCGAAGCAACGGTGTAACGGTTATAGAGAATAAGCCGCTGGCGAGGACATTATACAAGATAGTAAAAGTAGGTGAAGAGATACCTGCGAATCTTTACAAGGCGGTTGCAGAGATCCTTGCTTATGTCTACAGGTTGAAAAAGAAGGGATAG
- the fliR gene encoding flagellar type III secretion system protein FliR: protein MDVLLQLNSFILIFVRTASMIYFLPILGARNVPRGFKIGLALFTSLILISIVKIDASVFSADLLTLAAAMGAEVIIGFTIGLIARLIFSAVDMAGEIIGFQIGFSMVNVIDPQTSTHVPIIGQFQTILVTLIFLSINAHHFFIAAMAESFAIVSPMRFTLSQQMMSGIITLSRDMFVLAVRIGAPVIVALFIANIALAIISKTMPQMNVMMVGYPVTIAGGLLIMVLSIPLLSNLVQRAFEGMKDDFINVLSVMVR from the coding sequence ATGGATGTCTTATTACAACTAAATTCCTTTATCCTGATATTTGTACGGACGGCGTCAATGATCTATTTTCTACCGATTCTGGGTGCACGCAATGTCCCCAGGGGTTTCAAAATAGGGCTTGCGCTGTTTACATCGCTTATTTTGATAAGCATTGTAAAAATTGACGCTTCGGTTTTTTCTGCCGATCTTCTGACACTTGCTGCTGCAATGGGGGCTGAGGTGATAATAGGTTTTACAATAGGCCTGATAGCAAGGCTGATATTCAGTGCAGTGGATATGGCCGGCGAGATTATAGGTTTTCAGATAGGATTTTCCATGGTCAATGTCATTGATCCCCAGACGAGTACTCATGTGCCGATAATCGGTCAGTTCCAGACCATATTGGTAACCCTGATATTCCTATCTATTAATGCACATCATTTCTTTATAGCGGCGATGGCTGAGAGTTTTGCGATAGTATCACCAATGCGATTTACTTTATCACAGCAGATGATGTCCGGTATTATAACGCTGTCGCGGGATATGTTTGTCCTTGCAGTACGGATAGGTGCGCCTGTTATAGTTGCCCTGTTTATTGCCAACATAGCCCTGGCAATTATCTCAAAGACGATGCCTCAGATGAATGTAATGATGGTTGGTTATCCTGTTACGATAGCCGGAGGGCTGCTGATCATGGTTTTATCCATTCCCCTGTTATCAAATCTGGTTCAACGGGCATTTGAAGGCATGAAGGATGACTTCATTAATGTTCTTAGTGTTATGGTGAGGTGA
- the fliP gene encoding flagellar type III secretion system pore protein FliP (The bacterial flagellar biogenesis protein FliP forms a type III secretion system (T3SS)-type pore required for flagellar assembly.) → MNCGKRHKAILKIIAAGTAALLSPVNGGCLAWGAVTSTGAGVLPNINFSIGGQQGAGGTAVTVQILMLLTVLSLAPAIIVMVTSFTRIAVVLSLLRQALGTPQIPPNQILISLSLFLTFFIMSPVWTRVNNEALQPLMTNQITQAVAFDRAIVPVREFMLRQVREKDLSLFIEMARIPDPKNVAEVPTHVLIPAFMISELKTAFQIGFLIYIPFLVLDMVVASVLMSMGMLMLPPVVISLPFKLMLFVLVDGWYLIIGSIVRSFG, encoded by the coding sequence ATGAATTGTGGGAAAAGGCATAAGGCTATATTAAAGATCATTGCTGCCGGAACGGCAGCATTACTTTCCCCTGTTAATGGCGGTTGTTTAGCCTGGGGTGCGGTTACATCAACCGGTGCAGGCGTCCTTCCCAATATCAATTTCAGTATTGGAGGGCAACAAGGGGCCGGTGGGACTGCAGTTACAGTGCAGATCCTCATGCTTCTGACAGTTTTATCACTGGCTCCGGCTATTATCGTCATGGTCACGTCTTTTACCAGGATTGCTGTTGTCCTTTCGCTTCTGCGTCAGGCGCTCGGCACGCCTCAGATTCCGCCAAATCAGATATTAATCAGCCTGTCATTATTTCTGACCTTCTTCATAATGTCGCCTGTATGGACCAGGGTTAACAATGAGGCATTGCAGCCATTGATGACGAATCAAATAACTCAGGCGGTTGCATTTGACAGGGCAATAGTGCCGGTACGGGAATTTATGCTCAGGCAGGTAAGGGAGAAAGACCTCTCGCTGTTCATAGAGATGGCAAGGATACCGGATCCTAAAAATGTGGCAGAGGTGCCGACTCATGTGCTCATACCTGCCTTTATGATAAGTGAACTTAAGACGGCATTCCAGATAGGGTTCCTGATCTATATACCATTTCTTGTGCTTGATATGGTGGTTGCAAGCGTCTTAATGTCAATGGGAATGTTAATGCTTCCGCCTGTAGTGATATCACTGCCGTTTAAGCTGATGCTGTTTGTTCTTGTTGACGGATGGTACCTGATTATAGGTTCGATAGTAAGGAGCTTTGGTTAA
- the flhF gene encoding flagellar biosynthesis protein FlhF, translating to MQIKKYEAVDMQEALKLVKGELGPDAVILSAKQLKKDNGVFGIFSRQVTEVVAARDYAEVQNGKAPSEDPQSAIIETDEFLKKELRSIRDDMSRTPGELRDVKSELGLLKGYIQELLRGGDQEQLKILHDNLVIFFRRLISEGMDRGIAYRLVHILHNRLSDEQKDNIEDINSYGYELIRKQVKATGPICTDSRDRKIAIFIGPTGVGKTTSIAKIAAKYTLIDKKKVSLITFDTYRVGAVEQLKIYARIIGLPVEVVLSPSDLRGVIDKKRDSDLILIDTAGRSHKDRAYISELDKLMSQRTEMDSHLVLSATSSNIVLNDIIGKFKGIRINSLLFTKLDEADNYGAIFSSMINAQKPLSYFTTGQRVPEDIELATAGRLSRLILKMDAVSSN from the coding sequence ATGCAAATTAAGAAATATGAAGCTGTTGACATGCAGGAGGCCTTGAAACTGGTAAAAGGCGAGCTTGGTCCGGATGCGGTCATACTGTCTGCCAAACAGCTTAAAAAGGACAACGGTGTATTCGGCATATTCAGCCGCCAGGTAACAGAGGTTGTCGCTGCCAGGGATTATGCTGAAGTTCAGAATGGCAAGGCACCGTCTGAAGACCCGCAGTCAGCAATAATTGAAACGGATGAGTTCCTGAAGAAGGAACTGAGGAGCATCAGGGATGATATGAGCAGGACCCCCGGCGAGCTGAGGGATGTAAAGTCAGAACTCGGGCTGCTGAAGGGTTATATTCAGGAGCTTCTCAGGGGCGGGGATCAGGAACAGTTGAAAATACTTCATGATAATCTTGTCATCTTTTTTAGAAGACTGATATCTGAAGGTATGGACAGGGGCATAGCATACAGGCTTGTGCATATACTGCATAACAGGTTATCTGATGAACAGAAGGACAATATTGAAGACATAAACAGTTATGGATATGAGTTGATCCGGAAACAGGTAAAGGCGACAGGGCCCATCTGCACTGATAGCAGGGATAGAAAGATCGCCATATTTATTGGCCCAACAGGTGTTGGCAAGACTACGAGCATTGCAAAAATAGCAGCGAAATATACATTGATTGACAAAAAGAAAGTTTCCCTGATTACTTTTGATACTTACAGGGTTGGTGCTGTAGAGCAGTTGAAGATATATGCCAGGATCATCGGGCTTCCTGTTGAGGTAGTCCTGTCTCCGTCGGATCTCAGGGGGGTAATAGACAAAAAGAGGGACTCTGATCTGATCCTGATAGATACAGCAGGCAGAAGCCACAAGGACAGGGCATACATCAGTGAGCTTGACAAATTGATGAGTCAGAGGACAGAGATGGACAGCCATCTCGTCCTTTCAGCAACAAGCAGTAACATTGTCCTGAACGATATAATCGGGAAGTTTAAGGGAATCAGGATAAACAGTTTATTGTTCACAAAACTTGATGAGGCTGACAATTACGGTGCCATATTCAGTTCAATGATTAATGCTCAGAAGCCATTGTCATACTTTACCACCGGCCAGCGTGTTCCGGAGGATATTGAACTTGCCACAGCAGGCCGGCTGAGCAGGTTGATATTGAAGATGGATGCAGTTAGCAGCAACTAA
- the fliN gene encoding flagellar motor switch protein FliN, whose amino-acid sequence MDDNELAAQWEQSIQEETTVSQENAEGESGEKVVSQEKAVDAKPANFTPLKAANTVSGIGNLDFLLDISLLVSVHVGGTKMLIKDLLQLGQGSIIELNKMAGEPMDVLINDKLIARGEVVVVNDKFGVRLTDVMSLTDRVEQLK is encoded by the coding sequence ATGGATGATAATGAGCTGGCGGCCCAGTGGGAGCAGTCTATTCAGGAAGAGACAACAGTTTCACAGGAGAATGCAGAGGGTGAATCCGGCGAAAAGGTTGTATCGCAGGAAAAGGCTGTGGATGCAAAGCCTGCAAATTTTACGCCGCTCAAGGCTGCCAATACCGTAAGTGGAATAGGCAATCTCGATTTCCTCCTCGACATATCCCTGCTGGTGTCAGTCCATGTGGGCGGAACAAAGATGCTTATAAAGGATCTTCTTCAACTGGGACAGGGATCAATAATCGAATTGAACAAGATGGCCGGCGAACCAATGGATGTACTGATAAATGATAAATTGATAGCAAGGGGCGAGGTAGTCGTGGTAAATGATAAGTTTGGGGTCAGGCTGACGGATGTAATGAGCCTGACTGACAGGGTTGAGCAACTTAAGTAG
- the flhA gene encoding flagellar biosynthesis protein FlhA, with product MTESNRRILLSMTKNSDALLAVMAVGVIVVMILPVPAIIMDVLLSFSITFSIVIMLVSMYILKPLEFSVFPSVLLITTLARLSMNVASTRLILLKGHEGPDAAGKVIKAFGNFVVGGNYAVGIIVFVILVIINFVVITKGAGRIAEVAARFTLDAMPGKQMSIDADLNSGTIDEAEARRRRGQVAHEAEFYGAMDGASKFVRGDAIAGIIITVINIIGGLVIGVLQHGMAIGSAAQNYTLLTVGDGLVAQIPALIISTSAGLIVTRAASESNLGEEVSKQLLSHHKAIAISAAVIFIFGLIPGLPHFAFITFSILTGAVAWVAYNIKQSAGEATGLVKPEINTSISKGRTASEGKSDTKTEGHDGVVPLDVMELHIGYSLIPLVDPHQKGELVDRIKSIRHQFASDMGIIVPPIHIRDSMHIGANKYVILIKGTEVAEGELMIDRFLALNPDGLNKGIQGLPAREPSFGLPALWISSQDKDKAEMTGFTVVEPTTVIITHLTEVIKMHSHEITGRQEVQALLDGFARKYPRVVEELIPNLLPLGGVVKVLQNLLKERVPVRDLLTILETLADYAVVTKDTDALTEYVRANLSRTITRQYQNGNSLPVITIEPVLEEKINSAVRQTTQGMQVSLEPRVAQVFINQLKGLIESSAQKGIYPVILTSPSIRLPLRKLLERFIPNITILSSNELSSSVSLQPISIVRYSDAN from the coding sequence ATGACAGAATCAAACAGGAGAATTCTCCTGTCAATGACGAAAAACAGCGATGCACTGCTTGCTGTAATGGCAGTAGGCGTTATTGTTGTAATGATACTGCCGGTGCCTGCAATTATAATGGATGTACTGCTTTCTTTCAGCATTACCTTCTCCATAGTAATAATGCTTGTATCCATGTATATACTCAAGCCGCTTGAATTTTCCGTATTTCCTTCAGTCCTCCTTATCACGACACTTGCAAGGTTATCTATGAATGTCGCCTCTACGAGGCTTATATTACTCAAGGGGCATGAGGGCCCAGATGCAGCAGGCAAGGTTATTAAGGCATTCGGCAACTTCGTCGTAGGCGGCAATTATGCCGTGGGTATTATCGTATTTGTAATCCTCGTTATAATCAATTTTGTAGTCATTACAAAGGGCGCCGGCCGTATAGCTGAGGTGGCGGCGAGATTTACATTGGATGCCATGCCAGGGAAACAGATGAGTATAGATGCGGATCTTAATTCAGGGACAATAGATGAAGCCGAGGCAAGGAGAAGGCGCGGTCAGGTTGCGCATGAGGCAGAGTTTTACGGGGCAATGGATGGTGCGAGTAAATTTGTCCGCGGAGACGCTATTGCAGGCATCATTATTACGGTCATCAATATAATCGGAGGTCTTGTCATTGGAGTACTGCAGCACGGAATGGCAATAGGCTCAGCTGCGCAGAATTATACGCTGCTTACTGTAGGAGACGGTCTTGTGGCACAGATCCCTGCTTTGATTATATCCACATCAGCTGGTTTGATAGTGACAAGGGCGGCTTCAGAGTCAAACCTCGGAGAAGAGGTATCGAAGCAGCTTCTGTCGCATCACAAAGCCATTGCAATAAGCGCTGCAGTAATATTTATATTTGGTTTAATACCAGGACTTCCTCATTTTGCCTTTATAACTTTTTCCATCCTAACAGGGGCAGTGGCATGGGTTGCATATAATATCAAACAATCGGCTGGTGAGGCCACAGGTCTGGTAAAACCGGAAATAAACACATCTATATCCAAAGGCAGGACAGCATCGGAGGGGAAGAGTGATACGAAGACAGAGGGTCATGACGGAGTAGTGCCGCTCGATGTCATGGAACTGCACATAGGGTACAGTCTGATTCCGCTTGTAGACCCTCATCAAAAGGGTGAGCTGGTTGACCGCATTAAATCCATAAGGCATCAGTTTGCCTCAGACATGGGAATAATCGTACCACCTATCCATATCAGGGATAGTATGCATATTGGTGCAAACAAATATGTGATCCTTATCAAAGGTACAGAGGTGGCTGAGGGAGAGCTGATGATAGACAGATTCCTTGCTTTAAATCCGGATGGTTTAAACAAGGGTATACAGGGTCTTCCTGCGAGGGAGCCGTCCTTCGGACTACCGGCCCTATGGATATCGTCTCAGGATAAGGATAAGGCTGAAATGACCGGATTTACAGTCGTGGAGCCCACAACTGTTATAATTACACATCTTACTGAAGTCATAAAGATGCATTCCCATGAGATCACAGGCAGGCAGGAAGTCCAGGCTCTGCTGGATGGATTTGCCCGCAAATATCCAAGGGTCGTCGAGGAACTGATTCCGAACCTTCTTCCGCTTGGCGGCGTTGTAAAGGTATTGCAGAATCTGCTTAAGGAGAGAGTGCCTGTGAGGGACCTTTTGACGATCCTTGAAACGCTGGCTGATTATGCTGTTGTGACTAAAGACACAGATGCCCTGACTGAATATGTCAGGGCAAATCTGTCGAGGACTATTACCCGGCAGTATCAGAATGGCAACAGTCTTCCGGTTATAACCATTGAGCCTGTACTCGAAGAAAAGATAAACTCTGCTGTCAGGCAAACGACACAGGGCATGCAGGTATCTCTTGAACCGAGAGTGGCCCAGGTATTTATCAATCAGTTAAAGGGGCTTATAGAGTCATCAGCCCAAAAGGGGATTTATCCGGTTATCCTTACATCTCCATCCATACGGCTGCCATTGAGGAAACTATTGGAAAGATTCATTCCCAACATAACAATTTTATCATCCAATGAACTGTCATCCTCTGTGAGCCTGCAACCCATAAGCATAGTGAGGTATAGCGATGCAAATTAA